The Amblyomma americanum isolate KBUSLIRL-KWMA chromosome 3, ASM5285725v1, whole genome shotgun sequence genome window below encodes:
- the LOC144126052 gene encoding insulin-induced gene 1 protein-like produces the protein MMASRSLLWRVSFLFCVGVFFSLMLDFFQIQYRLSAFERNLIGSVFMSSPWWVPAICGTAAVSVGLLYPCLDHKLGEETIPHHWSDVMKCIALFVGINQASAKIELQSDWQPALSLVLLSVSLWWLCDRTQGGFGLSILTALVATLVAHFLVYYRIGRCSEKDLAFVRSWLPCVFFSGGITVGNIGRLLALGESSDEPLTSKKHQE, from the exons ATGATGGCCTCGAGAAGTCTTTTATGGAGAGTCTCGTTCCTCTTCTGCGTCGGAGTCTTCTTCAGCCTTATGCTGGACTTCTTCCAAATTCAGTACCGCCTCTCGGCGTTTGAGCGAAATCTCATCGGCTCCGTCTTCATGTCGTCGCCGTGGTGGGTCCCCGCCATATGTGGTACCGCAGCTG TCTCAGTGGGCCTGTTGTACCCATGCCTGGACCACAAGCTTGGTGAAGAAACAATACCACACCACTGGTCAGATGTCATGAAGTGCATCGCACTATTCGTTGGAATCAACCAAGCCAGTGCT AAGATTGAGCTGCAGAGCGACTGGCAGCCTGCACTCTCCCTGGTGCTGCTGTCGGTGAGCCTGTGGTGGCTGTGCGACCGCACACAGGGCGGCTTCGGCCTCAGCATTCTCACTGCACTTGTGGCCACACTGGTAGCCCACTTCCTCGTCTATTACAGGATCGGAAG GTGCTCTGAAAAAGACCTGGCATTTGTTCGCTCCTGGCTTCCTTGTGTGTTTTTCTCGGGAGGCATTACGGTTGGCAATATTGGCCGGCTGCTTGCTTTG GGTGAGTCATCTGACGAACCTCTCACTTCCAAGAAGCACCAGGAATAA